The stretch of DNA aatttatatcatatatatatatatatatatatcaatatgggtgacattaaaaaaatctcaatcaaagctttttaataatatattttttatattaattttatttgtaaaaaaataaataaataaatttaagttgaaaaaaaaaactaaaagagaaaaaaaaaaaaaaaacaaaatgaatgcCTTAGATGCATGTTGCTACATGCACCCTAGCCCCAAGTTATATGCTGAGAAAATCTTAACTTGTAGCCCTTGTCAGCAAAGAATCACAAAGATATATACTGACATAACTTGTCCATAGCTaactaattcaaaaaaaaaaaaaatagttcacTCCCGGTCGAGTTGTTATTGCATGGACTATGCTcaacacaactatgtggaccacatataaaaagtacattatttgtgtacataaagtacattatttgaaagcacattatttgagtactgaaagtacattattttgcatacgtactatcaaataatgtatattcagtatacaaataatgtacttttagtatattaaaaaaaataaaaatgtatattgtattcaagGAAAATACATGATTTGAGCtgaatactaaaagtacattattttgtataatatatattcagtacaaaaataatgtgttttaattttaatatattaaaatatacatttgtATGTACCATAGTACATATAAAAATTTGCTACGATCCTAGAGTCAAAATTGACTATTGTCAAATACAAGTGTGGGGTGCGCTGAAATTAATATTGCAATAAAGATTGATGGAGAGGTGtcaatgttttcaaaaaaaaatgtcaagcaCCACTAAGGTGGTGGGAGTTATAGCAAGTTTACCCTAGCTTTAATTTGAGaacatgaaattaaagaaagtttGCAACTTTACTTGGTATCTTCACATGTCCTACTCCAAACACCCACCTCTTACTATATAACTCAGTGTTTAATTTAAagttgtcacccaaaaaaaaaaacatccccCTAACGTACTTCACAAcatctcatttttcaaaaaacagaaaacaaaaaaaaaccattcTTATTGTCCTCAGCTCCTCTTTCATGGATCCCTTCACCATTTTATGCTACTCTCTCCCTCTCCTCtacctcctcttcttcttcatatggaAGATCCTAGACCAAAAGAAGCACCAAGGCTGCTACATTCTGGACTACCAATGCTACAAGCCCGGCGACGACCGGAAACTGAGCACCAAGTTCAGTGGGGAGGTGATTAGGAGGAACAAGAACCTGGGGTTGAACGAGTACAAGTTTCTGTTGAAGGCCATCGTGAGCTCCGGCATCGGGGAACAAACGTACGCGCCGAGGATGGTGTTCGACAGCCGGGAGGAGTGTCCGACCTACGAGGACGGGATCGTTGAGATGGAGGAGTTTTTCTTCGACAGCATCGGCAAGTTGCTGGACCGCCAAGGGGTTTCCCCGCAGGAGATTGATGTTCTGGTGGTTAACGTTTCGATGCTGGCGTGTTTGCCGTCGCTGTCGGCGCGGATTGTAAACCGGTACAAGATGAAGGACAACCTTAAGGTGTATAATTTAACGGGAATGGGGTGTAGTGCTAGCTTGATATCGGTTAACATCGTACAGAATGTTTTTAAGACGCAGAGGAATCTTTTGGCGTTGGTTGTCACCTCGGAGTCGCTCAGCCCGAACTGGTACTCCGGGAACGACAGATCCATGATTCTGTCGAATTGTTTGTTCCGGAGCGGCGGATGTGCGATTCTTTTGACGAATAAACCGGGTTTGATGGAGAAATCCATGTTCAAGCTGAAATGCCTAGTGAGGACCCACCACGGAGCCAAAGATGAGTCGTACGGTTGCTGTATACAGACCgaagacgagtcgggtcggatCGGGTTCCATCTCGGGAAAACGCTCCCGAAAGCAGCCACCCGCGCTTTCGTCGACAACCTTAAAGAAATCGCCCCGAAGATCCTCCCCATTAAGGAGCTCCTCCGTTTCGTTATACTCTCCTCCCACCGGAAACTCACCCGCGGCGGcaagccgccgccgccgccggtgaTTAACTTCAAGACCGGGGTGGACCATTTCTGCCTGCACACGGGCGGGAAGGCGGTGATCGACGGGATCGGGCAGAATCTGAACCTGAGCGAGTACGATCTCGAGCCGGCGAGAATGACGCTCCACAGGTTCGGCAACACCTCGGCTAGTAGCCTTTGGTACGTTCTGGGCTACATGGAGGCCAAGAAGCGGCTCAAGAAAGGCGACAGGGTGTTCATGATCAGCTTCGGGGCGGGGTTTAAGTGCAACAGTTGCCTGTGGGAGGTGGTTAGGGATTTGAGAGGAGAAGGGGAAAATGTGTGGAATGACGACATCCATAACTACCCGCCCCAAACCCTAACCAACCCTTTCTTGGACAAGTTTGGATGGCTCCAACATGAAGATCCAAACACCTTCACCGTTCCAGATGACTACGTCATcccatgattttttttcttctggtCCGGTAaaaatgcacttttggtccctcaattttTACCGTCTCCCAGATCTAAACAAATTTGGTCACTCGAAATTGTCTAAATTGTTGTTAATTCAACCCTTCCATATAGTACTTAATTTCAAACTCTATTAGTACGCAAGTGTCCAGATCGATTCTGATTATGGGGCTACTAGAGTACTAGTGAAGTTTGACGACGGTAGTACTATATGACAAGGGACTGAATTCACAATACTATAGACAATTGATGGGagatcaaatttattttattaaattggaAAAACATATATCAAATTTCATAAAGACTATAGTAATAGTTTGCAACCAAAAGTAcatgttttccctttttcttctttagttGTCCATTTTtcagaagaaaatgaaaagaaattaaattaaaagatttaCTTGCTTTCTTTGATTTACAGTGCTGATAGTCCTCTtatttttgtgaattttttttctacatAAATAtgtgaaataaaagaaaaattgtacgTTGGTGATGAGTGATGACTTGGTGTAAATCACTTTGTATTGGTATACTGGTATACAAGTGTTTTAGTTATTTgcattt from Ipomoea triloba cultivar NCNSP0323 chromosome 7, ASM357664v1 encodes:
- the LOC116026196 gene encoding 3-ketoacyl-CoA synthase 12-like, with amino-acid sequence MDPFTILCYSLPLLYLLFFFIWKILDQKKHQGCYILDYQCYKPGDDRKLSTKFSGEVIRRNKNLGLNEYKFLLKAIVSSGIGEQTYAPRMVFDSREECPTYEDGIVEMEEFFFDSIGKLLDRQGVSPQEIDVLVVNVSMLACLPSLSARIVNRYKMKDNLKVYNLTGMGCSASLISVNIVQNVFKTQRNLLALVVTSESLSPNWYSGNDRSMILSNCLFRSGGCAILLTNKPGLMEKSMFKLKCLVRTHHGAKDESYGCCIQTEDESGRIGFHLGKTLPKAATRAFVDNLKEIAPKILPIKELLRFVILSSHRKLTRGGKPPPPPVINFKTGVDHFCLHTGGKAVIDGIGQNLNLSEYDLEPARMTLHRFGNTSASSLWYVLGYMEAKKRLKKGDRVFMISFGAGFKCNSCLWEVVRDLRGEGENVWNDDIHNYPPQTLTNPFLDKFGWLQHEDPNTFTVPDDYVIP